The genomic window ATCATCAATCAATGGACAAATAATGCCGCCGCTGCCTTCTGCGATGATATAATCATATCGGGTCTTTAAATCAGCAAACTTTTCAAAAATAACATCCTTTTGAATCGGCTTATTTTCTATTTTGGCGGCAAGATGTGGAGATACAGCTGTTTTGTAGACATATGGTGTCATATTTTCATATGCTTCATTCAAATCACTAACCGTACTTACGAGTTCTGTATCACCTGGAATCAGTTCACCGCCTCCAGCCTCTACGGCTCCACTTAACGCTGCTTTGAAATAAATAGCGTTATGGCCGGTCTTTCTTAAAACATGCATCAGTCCAGCTGTAACAATTGTTTTGCCGACATCTGTGTCCGTTCCAATAATAAAAACACCTTTAGGCATCCTTTCGAACCTCTAAATTTAAATCGCTAATCATTTTTTTATCATCACAAATTTTATTACCTGATGTTGTTAAGTAATTGCCAGTAATGGTAGCGTTCGCACCTGCTAGGAAGCAATTTTTTCCAGATTCATCAATTAAATTACGGCCCCCACCAAGTCTTATTAGACTAGTAGGATTGACAAATCTAAAAATCGCAATTGTTTTCAAGATTTCATCTTGAGTTAACTTTTCGACATTTTCTAGCGGTGTTCCGCTAATTGGATTTAAGACATTAATTGGAATCGATTGAACGCCTAGTTCACGCAATTGAAAAGCAAGCTTGATTCGGTCCTCCATGCTCTCGCCCATGCCAATAATTCCACCTGAACAAATACCTAATCCTGCTTCCCTTGCAGCGTCAATCGTAGCAATCCGTTCATCATAACTATGGGTTGTGACAATATTTCCATAATATTCTCTACTAGTTTCCAAGTTATGGTGATACATTGTGATTCCTTTTTCACGCAGTTGTTTTAGTTGATCATAGTCCTGTATTCCTAATGAAGCACATAATTCGATGTTTACTTCTTTATTTAGCTCATCATATATATGCAAAACTTTCTCGAAATCGCGGCCTTTAAGGCCTCTTCCGCTTGTAACTAAAGAAAAGCGATTGACACCTTCACTCTCATTTTCTCTCGCAAGCTTTAAAGCATCTTCGGCGGAAACGA from Bacillus sp. (in: firmicutes) includes these protein-coding regions:
- the bioD gene encoding dethiobiotin synthase, which codes for MPKGVFIIGTDTDVGKTIVTAGLMHVLRKTGHNAIYFKAALSGAVEAGGGELIPGDTELVSTVSDLNEAYENMTPYVYKTAVSPHLAAKIENKPIQKDVIFEKFADLKTRYDYIIAEGSGGIICPLIDDDEGVYTLANLIKELNMNVLLVARATLGTINHTVLTVRFLETAGITVKGIILNFYEENQLCEDNAMMIEKLTKVPIIAKLKKIENQDHNFIEAIKIKAELDFSVEEILNCLDSI
- the bioB gene encoding biotin synthase BioB, translating into MRDFIKKLEGKVVNGEAVTFEETLQLAEITGEEDLKGLYNSANYIRELFCGNEVDLCTIMNAKSGRCSEDCKFCAQSAHFKTAVEAYDVVSAEDALKLARENESEGVNRFSLVTSGRGLKGRDFEKVLHIYDELNKEVNIELCASLGIQDYDQLKQLREKGITMYHHNLETSREYYGNIVTTHSYDERIATIDAAREAGLGICSGGIIGMGESMEDRIKLAFQLRELGVQSIPINVLNPISGTPLENVEKLTQDEILKTIAIFRFVNPTSLIRLGGGRNLIDESGKNCFLAGANATITGNYLTTSGNKICDDKKMISDLNLEVRKDA